GTCTTAAACGCGATCCCGGGTGGGGCGGCTCCAGTGGGGCCGCCCCCCTTCCTTTTGGTGTGCGGCAAACGCCCCGGCGCGCCAAAAACCGCGATTTGACTTGACGCCCCGCCCCGGCTGGCCGACACTGATGAGCCGTTCGGCTACAAGGGAATTCGTCCGTCATGAGCCAGGCCACGCCATCGTCCGCCGCGCCGCGCGTCTCGGTGATCCTTCCGTATCATAACGCGCGCGAAACGCTTCCCGGCGCGCTCGCGTCCGTGCTCGCCGCGGGCGCCGGCGGCGTGGAGATCGTGTGCGTCGATGACCGCTCGACCGAACCGGCCGACGACATCGTCGCCGCCGCCGGGGCGCGGCACGTCTGCCTGACGCGCCGTTCGGGCGCGGCGGCGGCGCGGAATGTCGGCGCGTCGATGGCCGAAGGCGAGATTTTGCTGTTTCTCGACGCGGACGTGACGCTTGAACCGGATGCGCTCGACCGGATTCTCGACGTGTTCGCCGACCGCAAGATCGACGCATGTTTCGGCGCCTACACGCCGCTTCCCGGCCCGGCGAACTTCGCGAGCGTCTACAAGAATCTCGTCCACCACTACACGCACCTGACCTCGCACCGCGAGGCGCGCACGTTCTGGTGCGGTTGCGGCGCGATCCGC
The nucleotide sequence above comes from bacterium. Encoded proteins:
- a CDS encoding glycosyltransferase, whose protein sequence is MSQATPSSAAPRVSVILPYHNARETLPGALASVLAAGAGGVEIVCVDDRSTEPADDIVAAAGARHVCLTRRSGAAAARNVGASMAEGEILLFLDADVTLEPDALDRILDVFADRKIDACFGAYTPLPGPANFASVYKNLVHHYTHLTSHREARTFWCGCGAIRASAFWAIGGFDESYEAASVEDIELGYRLTGAGGRIALDPSIRVRHEKRYTFAGLVVSDVLARAVPWTLLMARRRVVHADLNLKPANLLSALLLTLGAPAAIVTALHTPAIAAPLFTLVACAFALLNLDFLHFAARKKGLIFALCAGLMHAVQYLWATAGLLA